The following proteins come from a genomic window of Leptospira andrefontaineae:
- the ompL47 gene encoding multi-beta-barrel domain surface protein OmpL47, protein MNRNPLWVLLASMLVSSAIFAQSSPGTTAPPKSTTPKAETSKPAGTERESSSGEKPDLYINSQSSFEFNSKDEGSTVDYIEYKIGSGDYTKYVSSITLVREGLTKITYRAVDKAGNKEPEKHFNVLVDNTPPSTKITPSAALVVHENTNYATKTLTYSITAQDNLAGVQDIKISINGSEPKVYDGRPIQLEKAGVNTIKFSATDKSGNTSTDSVLAVTVDQEKPLVELFGSALVTVKDKIFVKSGNAFTIKASDTLSGIKQIFYKLDSGEWKSYADPVSVEAQGNHTIEAKSVDSVGNESEVKKIAFIVDTTPPETKIQKVDNKPSSPAPAAKPASSSTTPSTEN, encoded by the coding sequence ATGAATCGCAATCCCTTATGGGTCCTTCTAGCAAGTATGCTAGTCTCCAGCGCTATTTTCGCTCAAAGTTCACCAGGCACAACGGCTCCTCCAAAGTCTACCACACCTAAGGCGGAAACTAGCAAGCCGGCCGGAACAGAAAGAGAATCATCTTCCGGAGAAAAGCCGGATCTATATATCAATTCTCAATCATCTTTTGAGTTCAATTCCAAGGACGAAGGCTCCACTGTAGATTATATCGAATACAAGATCGGATCAGGTGATTATACCAAATACGTTTCTTCTATCACATTGGTAAGAGAAGGTCTGACTAAGATCACTTACAGAGCAGTGGATAAAGCGGGAAATAAAGAGCCGGAAAAACATTTTAACGTTCTTGTGGATAATACTCCTCCTTCTACTAAGATCACTCCGAGTGCAGCACTTGTAGTTCATGAAAATACGAACTATGCGACTAAAACTTTAACTTATTCTATTACTGCTCAGGATAATTTGGCAGGTGTTCAGGACATCAAAATTTCCATTAATGGTTCAGAGCCTAAAGTGTATGACGGTAGGCCAATTCAATTGGAGAAAGCCGGAGTAAACACTATTAAGTTTTCTGCAACTGATAAGTCCGGCAATACTTCCACTGATTCTGTTTTGGCGGTTACTGTGGACCAAGAAAAACCGCTGGTTGAACTTTTCGGTTCCGCACTTGTAACAGTAAAAGATAAAATTTTCGTTAAGAGCGGAAATGCATTCACAATTAAGGCTTCGGATACATTATCCGGAATTAAGCAGATCTTTTATAAATTGGATTCCGGTGAATGGAAATCGTATGCTGATCCTGTTTCCGTAGAAGCACAAGGAAACCACACGATTGAAGCTAAATCAGTGGATTCGGTAGGTAATGAAAGTGAAGTAAAGAAGATCGCTTTTATCGTAGATACCACTCCTCCTGAAACTAAGATCCAGAAAGTGGATAATAAACCAAGCTCTCCTGCTCCAGCAGCTAAGCCTGCAAGTTCTTCTACTACACCAAGCACAGAAAATTAG
- a CDS encoding LysM peptidoglycan-binding domain-containing protein: MASKNFPFSILRSKLFQFFAILLISVSLIGLLAEPKKGVHEDVFEYKVKKNDTLSKIAKEFLQDPRNWKELLKYNEIPNPSLIREGTTLFIPGFLRKDTISATGEIIKPNAGPVAVADFQKGQVQFSRDFTPTGLPASWSKLSKDQLLNMDDWVQTGQGSSSKIIFTKNGTVVELREKTLTKIVKTTSESISEYKLNKDGGILELKSGYLEAKVPPKKPGDDTRKFMVVTPTAVVGVRGTELYVSAPDPENTTVGCYKGELEVSAEGKTVAVPAGFGTTVVKGQAPSKPEKLPEKVELE, from the coding sequence ATGGCTTCCAAGAATTTCCCTTTTTCGATCTTAAGATCTAAACTGTTTCAATTTTTTGCAATCTTACTCATCTCCGTTTCTTTGATCGGTCTACTTGCAGAACCTAAAAAAGGTGTTCATGAAGACGTTTTCGAATATAAAGTAAAGAAGAACGATACCTTATCCAAAATCGCAAAGGAATTCCTACAAGATCCGCGGAACTGGAAAGAATTACTAAAATATAATGAAATTCCAAACCCTTCTTTGATTAGAGAAGGCACTACACTTTTTATCCCAGGCTTCTTAAGAAAGGATACAATCTCAGCTACAGGAGAAATTATAAAACCGAATGCAGGTCCTGTAGCAGTTGCTGATTTCCAGAAAGGGCAAGTTCAATTCTCCAGAGATTTTACACCGACAGGACTTCCTGCAAGTTGGTCCAAACTTTCTAAAGATCAATTATTGAACATGGATGATTGGGTCCAAACAGGACAAGGTTCTTCTTCTAAAATTATATTCACTAAGAATGGAACAGTTGTAGAATTAAGGGAAAAAACCTTAACTAAAATCGTAAAAACAACTTCGGAATCCATTTCAGAATACAAACTGAATAAGGATGGAGGAATCCTAGAACTTAAGTCCGGATATCTGGAGGCAAAAGTTCCTCCTAAAAAACCCGGAGATGATACTCGTAAATTTATGGTAGTAACTCCTACAGCAGTGGTAGGAGTGAGAGGAACCGAATTATACGTAAGTGCCCCGGATCCTGAAAATACTACAGTAGGATGTTACAAAGGAGAATTAGAAGTCTCCGCAGAAGGAAAAACAGTGGCGGTCCCTGCTGGATTCGGAACTACTGTGGTAAAAGGACAGGCCCCTTCTAAACCGGAAAAACTTCCCGAAAAGGTTGAGTTAGAGTGA